From one Leguminivora glycinivorella isolate SPB_JAAS2020 chromosome 5, LegGlyc_1.1, whole genome shotgun sequence genomic stretch:
- the LOC125226009 gene encoding endocuticle structural glycoprotein SgAbd-5-like, with amino-acid sequence SIKYVFQLIFRCLLAAVTAGPLVSPSNVRVLKYDNYNDGVGGFKYEVEQSDGSKSQAQGNLVIVVTEGKEVDILVVQGSYSFVIDGLTYTVRYVADQNGYHPKVVVEKPPPTPTLFTLPTPPPNTRRPPLPLRPTKSRPELHTYNHACIP; translated from the exons TCTATCAAATATGTATTCCAGCTGATTTTTCGTTGTTTGCTGGCGGCAGTCACTGCTGGGCCCTTGGTCAGCCCCAGCAACGTGCGGGTCTTGAAGTACGATAATTACAACGACGGAGTTGGCGGCTTCAAATACGA AGTCGAGCAAAGTGACGGCTCGAAGTCTCAAGCCCAGGGGAATCTCGTCATAGTGGTCACTGAGGGTAAGGAAGTCGACATATTAGTTGTCCAGGGTAGCTACTCCTTCGTCATCGACGGCCTTACCTACACCGTGCGTTATGTGGCTGACCAGAATGGATACCATCCCAAGGTTGTTGTTGAAAAACCTCCCCCCACTCCTACCCTGTTTACTCTTCCAACACCACCTCCAAATACTCGTCGGCCGCCGCTACCCCTACGACCAACGAAATCACGTCCagagttacatacatacaatcacgcctgtatcccataa
- the LOC125226281 gene encoding cuticle protein CP14.6-like yields MRLWILCCLVAAVVVANPLDKNVEDVKLIFNENYNPGGNRGFRTTYEQTDGTLIQTQGELVKVDNDGTEVEVLVISGSYSFFIDGVKYTVRYTADQNGYHPMIITGAEKPPSGVPGPILASLLGG; encoded by the exons ATGAGACTC TGGATCCTCTGCTGCTTGGTAGCAGCCGTCGTCGTCGCGAACCCGTTAGACAAAAATGTTGAAGATGTAAAACTAATTTTCAATGAAAATTACAATCCCGGCGGCAACAGGGGTTTTCGCACTAC ATACGAGCAGACCGATGGTACACTCATTCAAACTCAAGGCGAACTAGTTAAAGTGGACAACGACGGTACAGAGGTGGAGGTCTTGGTCATCAGCGGAAGCTACTCCTTCTTTATCGATGGTGTCAAGTACACAGTACGCTACACGGCCGACCAAAATGGATACCATCCTATGATTATTACGGGGGCTGAAAAGCCACCTAGCGGCGTACCAGGTCCTATACTCGCCAGCTTATTGGGTGGGTAA
- the LOC125226413 gene encoding endocuticle structural glycoprotein ABD-5-like, which yields MKLFVVFALVAVASAAAQQRAPRQNFVPSVVNLLRFNSDNDGLGNYAFSYEQDNGQKQEEQGTLKNAGTDNEALAVKGSYEWVGPDGVTYNVNYVADENGYQPTIEQGPGGAVPPGVVASLLG from the exons ATGAAACtg TTCGTTGTCTTCGCTCTGGTGGCTGTGGCGAGCGCCGCGGCGCAGCAAAGGGCTCCGCGTCAAAACTTTGTTCCATCTGTTGTCAACCTCTTGAGATTCAATTCAGATAACGACGGACTCGGAAATTATGCTTTCTC ATATGAGCAAGACAACGGACAGAAACAGGAAGAGCAGGGTACCCTGAAGAACGCTGGAACCGACAACGAGGCGCTCGCCGTCAAGGGCTCGTACGAGTGGGTGGGCCCCGACGGCGTGACCTACAACGTCAACTACGTGGCTGACGAGAACGGTTACCAACCCACCATCGAACAGGGACCCGGCGGTGCCGTGCCCCCCGGCGTTGTCGCTTCCCTGCTGGGTTAA
- the LOC125226562 gene encoding uncharacterized protein LOC125226562, giving the protein MKVPLKDIKIIFLIITSCFLNSVYCVFLFGIDLTAPVKIVKNGVGKISKPQNPRSTLFLPMLESAKTNETQENNILTSKPIEDDQSPSISQKVSEPLESNLNTGSKLESDVETLGWSENGVDYTTESDNETTTDINTIGGPPPAVLASLLGSG; this is encoded by the exons ATGAAAGTTCCTTTGAAAGATATCAAG ATCATATTTCTTATAATAACGAGTTGTTTCCTTAACTCGGTATATTGTGTTTTTCTTTTTGGTATCGATTTAACAGCACCGGTGAAAATTGTGAAAAATGGAGTCGGAAAAAT TTCAAAACCACAAAACCCACGTTCAACACTATTTCTACCTATGCTAGAATCTGCTAAGACTAATGAAACTCAGGAAAATAACATTTTAACCAGCAAGCCTATCGAAGATGACCAAAGTCCCAGTATCAGTCAGAAAGTCTCCGAGCCCTTAGAATCTAATCTAAATACTGGTTCAAAACTGGAGTCTGATGTGGAGACACTTGGATGGTCGGAAAATGGCGTTGATTACACTACTGAGTCGGATAATGAG acaaCAACTGATATAAACACCATCGGCGGTCCCCCGCCCGCGGTCTTAGCCTCTCTTCTTGGCAGTGGTTGA
- the LOC125226644 gene encoding uncharacterized protein LOC125226644, producing the protein MYKAGINIRVQVVIITCCLTNLVYSVPLYAFSTSEPPRKLVQTGIEESAQVLKNWFPYDDSVQNWNYFYSVPSVVYEKIKPQPTSDINKLTRGNKKYSDRIQVNEEYEDSSRSEIPGSFNSETNEGSSSQQDFDSNIVSWSATGTDYSDATSEYETTTNSLENRLGGGAGGASPAVLASLLG; encoded by the exons ATGTACAAAGCTGGTATAAATATTCGG GTGCAAGTTGTAATAATAACGTGTTGTTTGACCAATTTGGTATACTCTGTTCCTCTTTATGCATTTAGTACATCGGAGCCACCAAGAAAATTAGTGCAAACTGGAATTGAGGAAag TGCACAAGTATTAAAAAATTGGTTTCCATACGATGACAGCGTTCAAAACTGGAACTACTTTTACTCGGTTCCTTCTGTCGTATATGAAAA GATTAAACCACAACCAACTTCAGACATCAACAAATTAACTCGGGGCAACAAAAAGTACTCTGACCGCATACAAGTTAATGAGGAGTATGAGGACTCTAGTCGCAGTGAAATACCTGGTTCATTTAACTCAGAAACGAATGAAGGGTCTAGTTCCCAACAGGATTTTGATAGTAACATAGTCAGCTGGTCTGCAACTGGCACAGACTATAGTGATGCGACGTCTGAATATGAG ACGACAACAAATAGCCTGGAGAATCGTCTCGGCGGCGGGGCCGGAGGTGCGTCGCCTGCAGTTCTAGCCTCACTTCTTGGCTAA